Sequence from the Halobaculum rubrum genome:
GTACTCGACGCCGTGTGCGGCGAACAGCGACTCGACTTCGATCGGCTCGTCGCCCCGATACACGACGATCGCGTGCTCTCGGTTCCGGGCTCTCGTGAGCAGGGAGTCGAGCATGTCACGACCGCGGTGACGACTCTGCGGCGACGCTTCGGTCGAGAAGCTCTTCGACCGCCGGGTCCAGCGGGCGCGGCGAAGCGGCTCCGTCTCCTCGGTCGTAGTCCACCAGCCCGACGGCGTCGAGGTGTGGGAGATGCACGTGCGTCAGTGCGGCCAGCAGCCGATCCCGGTCACTCGGGGTTTTCATCGTGCCGGTGTCCGCGGCATCGTACCCACACAGCAGCGTCGCGAGTTCCTCGACGGACGTTTCATCCGAACCCGTGTCTCGAAGTATCGCCAGCACCCGCCGTCGTTGTCTCGACGCGAACGCGCGATAGAGCGCATCGTCCGCCAGCGTCACGGTCGCGTCCGCCTGTTCCTCCTCACCGTGTCTGTCGGCGCGCGTCGTGTCGTTCATCGTACTATTTCGAATGTTGATTCTACTCTATCATAACGTCTTCGACGGGGCCGTGTCGGGCGTCGAGCCGGGAGCTCGAACCGCTCGGCGACGGCGATGCAACCCGGATCCGCCGACGCGGCGACGGGTGATGCCCCCGACCGACAACCACGCGCTGCCGTCGAACGCTACAGCGACGCGACCGAATCGAGCGCGATGTCGATGGCGCGTCCGACGTTGTTCTTCGCCTTCTCGGGGAGTTCGTCCTCGGAGTCGGCGCCCTTCTGGGTTCCGGCGACGAGGTTGCCGTCGGCGGTACAGATGGCCCCTGCGTTCATGCCGCGGCGGCGCGCCAGCGAGAACACGGCCGACGCCTCCATCTCGATCGCGAGCAGCCCCGCCTCCTCCCAGTCGGCGACGTACTCGTCGGACTCGTTGTAGAAGGCGTCGTCGGAGACGATCGGCCCCACGTGAACGTCCTCGTCGTTCGCCTCGGCCGCGTCGACGAGCGCCGTAAGCGTGTCGTAGTCGGGGACGGCGGGGTACGTCTCGGACTCGTAGCGCTTGCTCGTCCCCTCCTCCTTCGCGGAGCCGGTGGCGACGACCATGTCGCCGATCTCCACGTCGGTCTGGAGGCCGCCGCAGGTGCCGACGCGGATCACCGTCTCGACGCCGACGTTGTGGAGCTCCTCGATGGCGATGGCGGCGGAGGGACAGCCGATCCCCGTCGAGCAGATCGTGAGGTCGACGCCGTCGTAGGTCGCGTTGACGATCCGGTACTCGCGGTTCTCGGCGACGAGTTCGGAGTCGTCGCAGTGGTCGGCGATGCGGTCGACGCGATCCGGGTTGCCCGGGATCAGCGCGATCTCGTGAACGTCGCCCTCGTCGACGAGCAGGTGGGGCTGGTTGGCCATACGATCGCTCGCCCCGCGCTCAGCAAAAACCCCGCGAAGCGCCGGCGCGGCGGCGACAGCGTAGTTCGTCGCCGTCGATCGTGGCCTCGGTCGGTCGCGTCGCTCACGGGTCGCGTCGCTCACGGGTCGCGTCGCTCCCCGTTCGACTCGCGGTCTCCCTCCGGTCGACCGCGCGTCGCTCCCCGTTCGCATCGAGGCCTCCCGTCGGTCGGCCTCACACCGCTCACTCTCTCGGCCACGCAGGTAGCGCAATCCCTTTCCCCCGCTCAATCGAACGGCGGGGTATGAGTGTCCTCGACGATGACGTGCTGGAGAAGTACCGCGAGGCGGGCGAGATCCTGACGACGGTGATGGGCGAGACGCGCGAGCTGGTCGAGCCGGGCGCGACGCACCTCGAAGTCGCCGAGTACGCGGAGGAGCGCATCCGCGAGGAGGGCGCCGGACT
This genomic interval carries:
- a CDS encoding nucleoside phosphorylase → MANQPHLLVDEGDVHEIALIPGNPDRVDRIADHCDDSELVAENREYRIVNATYDGVDLTICSTGIGCPSAAIAIEELHNVGVETVIRVGTCGGLQTDVEIGDMVVATGSAKEEGTSKRYESETYPAVPDYDTLTALVDAAEANDEDVHVGPIVSDDAFYNESDEYVADWEEAGLLAIEMEASAVFSLARRRGMNAGAICTADGNLVAGTQKGADSEDELPEKAKNNVGRAIDIALDSVASL
- a CDS encoding DUF7344 domain-containing protein, whose translation is MNDTTRADRHGEEEQADATVTLADDALYRAFASRQRRRVLAILRDTGSDETSVEELATLLCGYDAADTGTMKTPSDRDRLLAALTHVHLPHLDAVGLVDYDRGDGAASPRPLDPAVEELLDRSVAAESSPRS